A window of Ammospiza caudacuta isolate bAmmCau1 chromosome 29, bAmmCau1.pri, whole genome shotgun sequence contains these coding sequences:
- the SLC44A2 gene encoding choline transporter-like protein 2 isoform X2 has protein sequence MAMDRAAGRRDPNGDYGTPQKYDPTFKGPIYDRGCTDIICCVLLVVAIVGYVVVGVVAWTHGDPRKVIHPTDSRGQFCGQPGTPNEKKPFLFYFDIVKCASPLVLLEFQCPTTQICVSKCPDRYLTYLAASGNPASLEYYRNFCTPEYKGTQKAALNVLKDRECPAMLIPSTPLARRCFPAIQAKKGVIMVGNKTTYEDGWGNHRNVTELLEGAKKANVVLETRQLAMKIFEDYTVSWYWIIIGLVIAMVASLVFIVLLRFLAGIMVWVMIVMVILVLGYGIFHCYMEYAKLKGEAGSDMSLADLGFQTDLRVYLHLRQTWLAFLIILCVLELVIVLLLIFLRKRILIAIALIKEASRAVGHVMSSLLFPLCTFFLLCLCIAYWASTAVFLSTSNEAVYKVFNESACPFAGQTCRPETFNTSNVTKLCPDAQCLFAFYGGETAYHKYLIVLQFFNVFMFFWLANFVIALGQVTLAGAFASYYWAFKKPDDMPAFPLFSAFGRALRYHTGSLAFGSLILAIVQVIRVILEYLDHRLKAAENKFAKFLLSCLKCCFWCLEKFIKFLNRNAYIMIAIYGTNFCTSARNAFFLLMRNIIRVAVLDKVTDFLFFLGKLLIVGSVGILAFFFFTQRIKLVQDTAPPLNYYWVPILTVIVGSYLIAHGFFSVYGMCVDTLFLCFLEDLERNDGSAEKPYFMSQDLRKLLKKTNKGQPDA, from the exons ATGGCCATGGACCGGGCCGCGGGCAGGAGGGACCCGAACGGCGATTACG GAACGCCACAGAAATACGACCCGACTTTCAAAGGGCCCATCTATGACAG gggctgcactgacATCATCTGCTGCGTCCTGCTGGTGGTGGCCATCGTGGGCTATGTCGTGGTCGGCGTCGTGG cctgGACCCACGGGGACCCGCGCAAGGTGATCCACCCCACGGACAGCCGCGGGCAGTTCTGCGGGCAGCCGGGGACCCCCAACGA gaaaaaacctttccttttttactttGACATCGTCAAGTGCGCGAGCccgctggtgctgctggagttCCAGTGCCCGACCACGCAG ATCTGTGTCAGCAAGTGCCCAGACCGGTACCTGACGTACCTGGCGGCCTCGGGGAACCCCGCCTCGCTGGAGTATTACCGCAATTTCTGCACCCCCGAGTACAAGGGCACGCAGAAG gctgctctcaACGTGCTGAAGGACAGAGAGTGTCCGGCCATGCTCATTCCCAGCACCCCAC TGGCGCGGAGATGCTTCCCGGCCATCCAGGCCAAGAAGGGCGTCATCATGGTGGGCAACAAGACGACCTACGAGGACGGCTGGGGGAACCACAGGAACGTCACCGAGCTGCTGGAGGGGGCCAA GAAAGCCAACGTGGTGCTGGAGACGCGGCAGCTGGCCATGAAGATCTTCGAGGATTACACGGTGTCCTGGTACTGGATCATCAT AGGCCTCGTCATTGCCATGGTGGCCAGCCTCGTCTTCATCGTGCTGCTGCGCTTCCTGGCGGGGATCATGGTGTGGGTGATGATCGTGATGGTGATCCTGGTGCTGGGATATG GAATCTTCCACTGCTACATGGAATACGCCAAGTTAAAAGGGGAAGCAGGGTCGGATATGTCCCTGGCTGACCTGGGCTTCCAGACCGACCTCCGCGTGTACCTGCACCTGCGGCAGACGTGGCTGGCGTTCC TGATCATCCTGTGCGTGCTGGAGCTGGTGATCGTCCTGCTGCTCATCTTCCTGCGCAAGAGGATCCTCATCGCCATCGCGCTCATCAAGGAGGCCAGCAG GGCCGTCGGTCACGTCATGTCGTCGCTGCTGTTCCCCTTGTGCACCTTCTtcttgctgtgcctctgcatCGCCTACTGGGCCAGCACTGCCGT CTTCCTGTCCACCTCCAACGAGGCCGTTTACAAGGTGTTCAACGAGTCCGCGTGCCCGTTCGCCGGGCAGACCTGCAGGCCCGAG ACCTTCAACACCAGCAACGTCACCAAGCTGTGCCCCGACGCCCAGTGCCTGTTCGCCTTCTACGGCGGCGAGACCGCCTACCACAAGTACCTCATCGTGCTGCAGTTCTTCAACGTCTTCATGTTCTTCTGGCTCGCCAACTTCGTCATCGCGCTGGGCCAGGTGACGCTGGCGGGCGCCTTCGCCTCCTACTACTGGGCCTTCAAGAAGCCCGACGACATGCCGGCCTTCCCGCTCTTCTCCGCCTTCGGCCGCGCGCTCCG gtACCACACGGGCTCGCTGGCCTTCGGCTCGCTGATCCTGGCCATCGTCCAGGTGATCAGGGTCATCCTGGAGTACCTGGACCACCGGCTGAAAG CCGCCGAGAACAAGTTTGCCAAGTTCCTCCTGAGCTGCCTCAAGTGCTGCTTCTGGTGCCTGGAGAAATTCATCAAGTTCCTCAACAGGAACGCCTACATCATG ATCGCCATCTACGGCACCAACTTCTGCACCTCGGCCCGCAACGCGTTCTTCCTGCTGATGAGGAACATCATCAG GGTGGCCGTGCTGGATAAAGTCACGgatttcctcttcttcctcgGCAAGCTCCTCATCGTGGGAAGCGTGG GGATCCTCgccttcttcttcttcacccAGCGGATAAAGCTCGTCCAGGACACGGCGCCGCCGCTCAATTACTACTGGGTCCCAATTCTG ACGGTGATCGTGGGCTCCTACCTCATTGCCCACGGGTTCTTCAGCGTCTACGGCATGTGCGTGGACACCCTGTTCCTCTGCTTCT TGGAAGACCTGGAGCGCAATGATGGCTCAGCAGAAAAGCCCTACTTCATGTCCCAGGACCTGAGGAAGCTGCTCAAGAAGACCAACAAGGGCCAGCCCGACGCGTAG
- the SLC44A2 gene encoding choline transporter-like protein 2 isoform X3, with amino-acid sequence MGGHGDSYYGKHGTPQKYDPTFKGPIYDRGCTDIICCVLLVVAIVGYVVVGVVAWTHGDPRKVIHPTDSRGQFCGQPGTPNEKKPFLFYFDIVKCASPLVLLEFQCPTTQICVSKCPDRYLTYLAASGNPASLEYYRNFCTPEYKGTQKAALNVLKDRECPAMLIPSTPLARRCFPAIQAKKGVIMVGNKTTYEDGWGNHRNVTELLEGAKKANVVLETRQLAMKIFEDYTVSWYWIIIGLVIAMVASLVFIVLLRFLAGIMVWVMIVMVILVLGYGIFHCYMEYAKLKGEAGSDMSLADLGFQTDLRVYLHLRQTWLAFLIILCVLELVIVLLLIFLRKRILIAIALIKEASRAVGHVMSSLLFPLCTFFLLCLCIAYWASTAVFLSTSNEAVYKVFNESACPFAGQTCRPETFNTSNVTKLCPDAQCLFAFYGGETAYHKYLIVLQFFNVFMFFWLANFVIALGQVTLAGAFASYYWAFKKPDDMPAFPLFSAFGRALRYHTGSLAFGSLILAIVQVIRVILEYLDHRLKAAENKFAKFLLSCLKCCFWCLEKFIKFLNRNAYIMIAIYGTNFCTSARNAFFLLMRNIIRVAVLDKVTDFLFFLGKLLIVGSVGILAFFFFTQRIKLVQDTAPPLNYYWVPILTVIVGSYLIAHGFFSVYGMCVDTLFLCFLEDLERNDGSAEKPYFMSQDLRKLLKKTNKGQPDA; translated from the exons atggggggacacggggacagctaCTACGGCAAACACG GAACGCCACAGAAATACGACCCGACTTTCAAAGGGCCCATCTATGACAG gggctgcactgacATCATCTGCTGCGTCCTGCTGGTGGTGGCCATCGTGGGCTATGTCGTGGTCGGCGTCGTGG cctgGACCCACGGGGACCCGCGCAAGGTGATCCACCCCACGGACAGCCGCGGGCAGTTCTGCGGGCAGCCGGGGACCCCCAACGA gaaaaaacctttccttttttactttGACATCGTCAAGTGCGCGAGCccgctggtgctgctggagttCCAGTGCCCGACCACGCAG ATCTGTGTCAGCAAGTGCCCAGACCGGTACCTGACGTACCTGGCGGCCTCGGGGAACCCCGCCTCGCTGGAGTATTACCGCAATTTCTGCACCCCCGAGTACAAGGGCACGCAGAAG gctgctctcaACGTGCTGAAGGACAGAGAGTGTCCGGCCATGCTCATTCCCAGCACCCCAC TGGCGCGGAGATGCTTCCCGGCCATCCAGGCCAAGAAGGGCGTCATCATGGTGGGCAACAAGACGACCTACGAGGACGGCTGGGGGAACCACAGGAACGTCACCGAGCTGCTGGAGGGGGCCAA GAAAGCCAACGTGGTGCTGGAGACGCGGCAGCTGGCCATGAAGATCTTCGAGGATTACACGGTGTCCTGGTACTGGATCATCAT AGGCCTCGTCATTGCCATGGTGGCCAGCCTCGTCTTCATCGTGCTGCTGCGCTTCCTGGCGGGGATCATGGTGTGGGTGATGATCGTGATGGTGATCCTGGTGCTGGGATATG GAATCTTCCACTGCTACATGGAATACGCCAAGTTAAAAGGGGAAGCAGGGTCGGATATGTCCCTGGCTGACCTGGGCTTCCAGACCGACCTCCGCGTGTACCTGCACCTGCGGCAGACGTGGCTGGCGTTCC TGATCATCCTGTGCGTGCTGGAGCTGGTGATCGTCCTGCTGCTCATCTTCCTGCGCAAGAGGATCCTCATCGCCATCGCGCTCATCAAGGAGGCCAGCAG GGCCGTCGGTCACGTCATGTCGTCGCTGCTGTTCCCCTTGTGCACCTTCTtcttgctgtgcctctgcatCGCCTACTGGGCCAGCACTGCCGT CTTCCTGTCCACCTCCAACGAGGCCGTTTACAAGGTGTTCAACGAGTCCGCGTGCCCGTTCGCCGGGCAGACCTGCAGGCCCGAG ACCTTCAACACCAGCAACGTCACCAAGCTGTGCCCCGACGCCCAGTGCCTGTTCGCCTTCTACGGCGGCGAGACCGCCTACCACAAGTACCTCATCGTGCTGCAGTTCTTCAACGTCTTCATGTTCTTCTGGCTCGCCAACTTCGTCATCGCGCTGGGCCAGGTGACGCTGGCGGGCGCCTTCGCCTCCTACTACTGGGCCTTCAAGAAGCCCGACGACATGCCGGCCTTCCCGCTCTTCTCCGCCTTCGGCCGCGCGCTCCG gtACCACACGGGCTCGCTGGCCTTCGGCTCGCTGATCCTGGCCATCGTCCAGGTGATCAGGGTCATCCTGGAGTACCTGGACCACCGGCTGAAAG CCGCCGAGAACAAGTTTGCCAAGTTCCTCCTGAGCTGCCTCAAGTGCTGCTTCTGGTGCCTGGAGAAATTCATCAAGTTCCTCAACAGGAACGCCTACATCATG ATCGCCATCTACGGCACCAACTTCTGCACCTCGGCCCGCAACGCGTTCTTCCTGCTGATGAGGAACATCATCAG GGTGGCCGTGCTGGATAAAGTCACGgatttcctcttcttcctcgGCAAGCTCCTCATCGTGGGAAGCGTGG GGATCCTCgccttcttcttcttcacccAGCGGATAAAGCTCGTCCAGGACACGGCGCCGCCGCTCAATTACTACTGGGTCCCAATTCTG ACGGTGATCGTGGGCTCCTACCTCATTGCCCACGGGTTCTTCAGCGTCTACGGCATGTGCGTGGACACCCTGTTCCTCTGCTTCT TGGAAGACCTGGAGCGCAATGATGGCTCAGCAGAAAAGCCCTACTTCATGTCCCAGGACCTGAGGAAGCTGCTCAAGAAGACCAACAAGGGCCAGCCCGACGCGTAG
- the SLC44A2 gene encoding choline transporter-like protein 2 isoform X1 has translation MAMDRAAGRRDPNGDYGTPQKYDPTFKGPIYDRGCTDIICCVLLVVAIVGYVVVGVVAWTHGDPRKVIHPTDSRGQFCGQPGTPNEKKPFLFYFDIVKCASPLVLLEFQCPTTQICVSKCPDRYLTYLAASGNPASLEYYRNFCTPEYKGTQKAALNVLKDRECPAMLIPSTPLARRCFPAIQAKKGVIMVGNKTTYEDGWGNHRNVTELLEGAKKANVVLETRQLAMKIFEDYTVSWYWIIIGLVIAMVASLVFIVLLRFLAGIMVWVMIVMVILVLGYGIFHCYMEYAKLKGEAGSDMSLADLGFQTDLRVYLHLRQTWLAFLIILCVLELVIVLLLIFLRKRILIAIALIKEASRAVGHVMSSLLFPLCTFFLLCLCIAYWASTAVFLSTSNEAVYKVFNESACPFAGQTCRPETFNTSNVTKLCPDAQCLFAFYGGETAYHKYLIVLQFFNVFMFFWLANFVIALGQVTLAGAFASYYWAFKKPDDMPAFPLFSAFGRALRYHTGSLAFGSLILAIVQVIRVILEYLDHRLKAAENKFAKFLLSCLKCCFWCLEKFIKFLNRNAYIMIAIYGTNFCTSARNAFFLLMRNIIRVAVLDKVTDFLFFLGKLLIVGSVGILAFFFFTQRIKLVQDTAPPLNYYWVPILTVIVGSYLIAHGFFSVYGMCVDTLFLCFCEDLERNDGSPERPYYMSPELSEILLKGHLEPSKSADSQG, from the exons ATGGCCATGGACCGGGCCGCGGGCAGGAGGGACCCGAACGGCGATTACG GAACGCCACAGAAATACGACCCGACTTTCAAAGGGCCCATCTATGACAG gggctgcactgacATCATCTGCTGCGTCCTGCTGGTGGTGGCCATCGTGGGCTATGTCGTGGTCGGCGTCGTGG cctgGACCCACGGGGACCCGCGCAAGGTGATCCACCCCACGGACAGCCGCGGGCAGTTCTGCGGGCAGCCGGGGACCCCCAACGA gaaaaaacctttccttttttactttGACATCGTCAAGTGCGCGAGCccgctggtgctgctggagttCCAGTGCCCGACCACGCAG ATCTGTGTCAGCAAGTGCCCAGACCGGTACCTGACGTACCTGGCGGCCTCGGGGAACCCCGCCTCGCTGGAGTATTACCGCAATTTCTGCACCCCCGAGTACAAGGGCACGCAGAAG gctgctctcaACGTGCTGAAGGACAGAGAGTGTCCGGCCATGCTCATTCCCAGCACCCCAC TGGCGCGGAGATGCTTCCCGGCCATCCAGGCCAAGAAGGGCGTCATCATGGTGGGCAACAAGACGACCTACGAGGACGGCTGGGGGAACCACAGGAACGTCACCGAGCTGCTGGAGGGGGCCAA GAAAGCCAACGTGGTGCTGGAGACGCGGCAGCTGGCCATGAAGATCTTCGAGGATTACACGGTGTCCTGGTACTGGATCATCAT AGGCCTCGTCATTGCCATGGTGGCCAGCCTCGTCTTCATCGTGCTGCTGCGCTTCCTGGCGGGGATCATGGTGTGGGTGATGATCGTGATGGTGATCCTGGTGCTGGGATATG GAATCTTCCACTGCTACATGGAATACGCCAAGTTAAAAGGGGAAGCAGGGTCGGATATGTCCCTGGCTGACCTGGGCTTCCAGACCGACCTCCGCGTGTACCTGCACCTGCGGCAGACGTGGCTGGCGTTCC TGATCATCCTGTGCGTGCTGGAGCTGGTGATCGTCCTGCTGCTCATCTTCCTGCGCAAGAGGATCCTCATCGCCATCGCGCTCATCAAGGAGGCCAGCAG GGCCGTCGGTCACGTCATGTCGTCGCTGCTGTTCCCCTTGTGCACCTTCTtcttgctgtgcctctgcatCGCCTACTGGGCCAGCACTGCCGT CTTCCTGTCCACCTCCAACGAGGCCGTTTACAAGGTGTTCAACGAGTCCGCGTGCCCGTTCGCCGGGCAGACCTGCAGGCCCGAG ACCTTCAACACCAGCAACGTCACCAAGCTGTGCCCCGACGCCCAGTGCCTGTTCGCCTTCTACGGCGGCGAGACCGCCTACCACAAGTACCTCATCGTGCTGCAGTTCTTCAACGTCTTCATGTTCTTCTGGCTCGCCAACTTCGTCATCGCGCTGGGCCAGGTGACGCTGGCGGGCGCCTTCGCCTCCTACTACTGGGCCTTCAAGAAGCCCGACGACATGCCGGCCTTCCCGCTCTTCTCCGCCTTCGGCCGCGCGCTCCG gtACCACACGGGCTCGCTGGCCTTCGGCTCGCTGATCCTGGCCATCGTCCAGGTGATCAGGGTCATCCTGGAGTACCTGGACCACCGGCTGAAAG CCGCCGAGAACAAGTTTGCCAAGTTCCTCCTGAGCTGCCTCAAGTGCTGCTTCTGGTGCCTGGAGAAATTCATCAAGTTCCTCAACAGGAACGCCTACATCATG ATCGCCATCTACGGCACCAACTTCTGCACCTCGGCCCGCAACGCGTTCTTCCTGCTGATGAGGAACATCATCAG GGTGGCCGTGCTGGATAAAGTCACGgatttcctcttcttcctcgGCAAGCTCCTCATCGTGGGAAGCGTGG GGATCCTCgccttcttcttcttcacccAGCGGATAAAGCTCGTCCAGGACACGGCGCCGCCGCTCAATTACTACTGGGTCCCAATTCTG ACGGTGATCGTGGGCTCCTACCTCATTGCCCACGGGTTCTTCAGCGTCTACGGCATGTGCGTGGACACCCTGTTCCTCTGCTTCT GTGAAGATCTGGAGAGAAACGATGGATCTCCGGAGAGGCCTTACTACATGTCCCCCGAGCTGAGCGAGATCCTGCTGAAGGGGCACCTAGAGCCTTCCAAAAGCGCCGATAGCCAAGGCTAG
- the AP1M2 gene encoding AP-1 complex subunit mu-2: MAASALFILDLKGKPLISRNYKGDVGLGEIEHFMGVLLQREEEGTLTPVLTHGHVHFLWIKHANLYLVATTKKNGNASLVFSFLYKVVEVFCEYFKELEEESIRDNFVIVYELLDELMDFGFPQTTDSKILQEYITQEGNKLETGRSRVPTTVTNAVSWRSEGLRYKKNEVFIDVIEAVNLLVSASGSVVLSEVVGTIKLKVFLSGMPELRLGLNDRVLFELTGRGKNKSVELEDVKFHQCVRLSRFDNDRTISFIPPDGDFELMSYRLHTQVKPLIWIESIIEKFSHSRVEIMVKAKGQFKKQSVANGVEISVPVPSDADSPKFKTTVGSARYLPERNVVIWSIKSFPGGKEHLMRAHFGLPSVEKEEEEGRPPIAVRFEIPYFTVSGIQVRYMKIIEKSGYQALPWVRYITQSGDYQIRTS; the protein is encoded by the exons ATGGCCGCCTCCGCCCTCTTCATCCTGGACCTCAAGGGGAAG ccGCTGATCAGCCGTAACTACAAGGGGGACGTGGGTCTGGGGGAGATCGAGCACTTCATGGGGGTCCTGCTGCAGCGCGAGGAGGAGGGGACGCTCACGCCCGTGCTGACCCACGGCCACGTGCACTTCCTGTGGATCAAACACGCCAACCTGTACC TGGTGGCCACCACCAAGAAGAACGGCAACGCCTCCCTTGTCTTCTCCTTCCTCTACAAGGTGGTGGAG GTGTTCTGTGAGTACTtcaaggagctggaggaggagagcaTCCGCGACAACTTCGTCATCGTCTACGAGCTGCTGGACGAGCTGATGGACTTCGGCTTCCCGCAGACCACGGACAGCAAGATCCTGCAGGA gtACATCACCCAGGAGGGGAACAAGCTGGAGACGGGCAGGTCGCGCGTGCCCACCACGGTGACCAACGCCGTGTCCTGGCGCTCCGAGGGGCTGCGCTACAAGAAGAACGAGGTGTTCATCGACGTCATCGAGGCCGTCAACCTGCTG GTGAGCGCCAGCGGCAGCGTGGTGCTCAGCGAGGTCGTGGGCACCATCAAGCTCAAGGTTTTCCTCTCGGGGATGCCGGAGCTGCGCCTGGGCCTCAACGACCGCGTGCTGTTCGAGCTGACGGGCC GGGGCAAGAACAAGTCGGTGGAGCTGGAGGACGTGAAGTTCCACCAGTGCGTCCGTCTGTCCCGCTTCGACAACGACCGCACCATCTCCTTCATCCCCCCCGACGGCGACTTCGAGCTCATGTCCTACCGCCTGCACACGCAG GTGAAGCCGCTGATCTGGATCGAGTCCATCATCGAGAAGTTCTCGCACAGCCGGGTGGAGATCATGGTCAAG GCCAAGGGCCAGTTCAAGAAGCAGTCGGTGGCCAACGGCGTGGAGATCTCGGTGCCGGTGCCCAGCGACGCCGACTCGCCCAAGTTCAAGACCACGGTGGGGTCGGCGCGGTACCTGCCCGAGAGGAACGTGGTCATCTGGAGCATCAAATCCTTCCCC GGGGGCAAGGAGCACCTGATGCGCGCCCACTTTGGGCTGCCCAGcgtggagaaggaggaggaggaggggcgGCCGCCCATCGCCGTGCGCTTCGAGATCCCCTACTTCACCGTCTCGGGCATCCag GTGCGGTACATGAAGATCATCGAGAAGAGCGGGTACCAGGCGCTGCCCTGGGTGCGCTACATCACCCAGAGCGGGG ATTACCAGATCCGCACCAGCTGA